The proteins below are encoded in one region of Metabacillus dongyingensis:
- a CDS encoding PAS domain-containing sensor histidine kinase, protein MSQVINKCEITSLQEQIRLLEMENKRLLENSRQHEIVFESAMEAIIIINETFHFIDCNKSACHLFQLTKKEMQKRKMCDFLSLVPHQQLHKQVDELRDHDQTSDELIIKLDNGQVKFIEISIKKNALGTKHLALMRDISSNKMLERERTINEQLFKDLFHRAVDGIVIFDGSGQFIDANGSFCSNFEIDKSMLSSFKLDDFIEGENQFKLDKLWSILNEGGRAKGEMPVLLQSGRKKVFEFTSTSNVLSGFNMAIMRDITDKRNMEMKLFKSEERFREIFENAIDAIIIWNNDGRIISANQSACRTFELSIGNLISSSIYDFIDLRDLKFRSAKKEYLRKGAIREELLFYMPNGQCKQLEFTSKMDVTDGHHLTILRNVSDRKRMEKELRESEQKFRKIFNGAMDGIVLINDSYTIIDANPTASHILEIPLDQIHKYNLHELISYDKIEGNSMYFLDETTEEIPFKLQNNKEKILEFSLKRNIIENMNLAIFRDITEKKELEERLRKSDTLSVVGELAAGIAHEIRNPMTALKGFIQLLEANVKEDFSMYFNVITSELSRIESIITEFLILAKPQAISYQEKDVVTIMKETIELLNAQAILVNVQIQLNHNGSVPLVYCEPNQLKQVFINILKNAIEVMPSGGTIQVDIMLKNENELKISIIDEGSGIPEDKIKRLGEPFYTTKDRGTGLGLMVSYKIIEEHCGKVEVESKVGNGTAFHITLPIKQTM, encoded by the coding sequence ATGAGCCAAGTTATTAATAAATGTGAAATAACATCTTTGCAGGAGCAGATCAGGCTGCTGGAAATGGAAAATAAACGCCTTCTGGAAAACAGCCGTCAACATGAAATAGTCTTTGAAAGCGCAATGGAAGCCATCATCATTATTAATGAGACATTCCATTTTATAGATTGCAACAAATCAGCCTGTCATCTTTTTCAGCTGACAAAAAAAGAAATGCAGAAGCGGAAAATGTGTGATTTTTTATCTCTTGTTCCTCATCAGCAGCTTCATAAACAAGTGGATGAACTGAGAGATCATGATCAGACATCAGATGAACTGATTATCAAGCTCGACAATGGACAAGTGAAATTCATCGAGATTTCCATCAAGAAAAACGCACTCGGAACGAAACATTTAGCATTAATGCGCGATATATCCTCAAACAAAATGCTTGAGCGGGAACGGACGATTAATGAGCAGCTCTTTAAAGATCTTTTTCACAGGGCTGTAGACGGCATCGTCATTTTTGATGGCAGCGGCCAGTTTATTGATGCCAACGGATCATTTTGTTCAAACTTTGAAATCGATAAAAGCATGCTGAGTTCGTTTAAGCTGGATGATTTTATTGAAGGGGAAAATCAATTTAAACTCGATAAACTATGGTCGATCCTGAATGAAGGCGGCCGCGCTAAAGGGGAAATGCCTGTTCTCCTTCAGTCGGGAAGAAAAAAAGTATTTGAATTCACCTCAACATCAAATGTGCTGAGCGGATTCAATATGGCGATTATGAGAGATATTACCGATAAACGGAATATGGAAATGAAGCTCTTTAAAAGTGAGGAACGCTTCAGGGAGATCTTTGAAAATGCGATCGATGCCATCATCATCTGGAACAATGACGGCAGAATCATCAGTGCCAATCAGTCAGCCTGCCGAACTTTTGAATTGTCCATCGGGAATTTAATCAGCAGCAGTATTTACGACTTTATTGACTTACGCGATCTGAAGTTCAGATCTGCAAAAAAAGAATATTTGCGAAAAGGCGCCATCCGGGAGGAATTATTGTTTTACATGCCAAACGGCCAATGCAAACAGCTTGAATTCACTTCAAAAATGGACGTGACAGATGGCCATCATTTAACCATTCTAAGGAATGTAAGCGACCGTAAACGCATGGAAAAAGAGCTTCGAGAAAGCGAGCAGAAGTTCAGAAAGATTTTTAACGGTGCAATGGACGGCATTGTGCTGATTAATGACAGCTACACGATTATCGACGCGAATCCGACAGCCAGCCATATCCTTGAAATTCCGCTTGACCAAATTCACAAATATAACCTGCATGAACTGATTTCCTACGATAAAATAGAAGGGAATTCGATGTATTTTCTCGATGAAACGACAGAAGAAATCCCGTTTAAGCTTCAAAATAATAAAGAAAAAATCCTGGAATTTTCATTAAAGCGTAATATTATTGAAAACATGAATCTCGCGATCTTCCGGGATATCACGGAAAAGAAAGAACTGGAAGAACGTTTGCGCAAATCAGACACACTGAGTGTAGTCGGGGAGCTCGCAGCCGGAATTGCCCATGAAATCCGCAATCCAATGACTGCTTTAAAGGGGTTTATTCAGCTTCTTGAAGCGAATGTCAAAGAAGATTTCTCAATGTACTTCAATGTCATTACCTCTGAACTGAGCAGAATTGAATCCATTATTACTGAATTCCTGATCCTGGCCAAGCCCCAGGCAATTTCCTATCAGGAAAAAGATGTGGTCACCATCATGAAGGAAACGATTGAGCTCCTTAATGCACAGGCCATCCTGGTAAATGTCCAGATTCAATTGAACCATAATGGTTCTGTTCCGCTTGTTTATTGTGAGCCAAACCAGCTAAAACAAGTATTTATTAATATTTTGAAAAATGCGATTGAAGTCATGCCAAGCGGAGGCACCATACAAGTGGATATCATGCTGAAAAATGAAAATGAACTTAAAATCTCCATTATCGATGAAGGATCCGGGATTCCTGAAGATAAAATCAAGCGGCTGGGGGAACCATTCTATACTACAAAAGACAGAGGGACCGGGCTTGGTTTAATGGTCAGCTATAAAATTATTGAAGAGCACTGCGGCAAAGTGGAGGTTGAAAGCAAAGTTGGGAATGGGACGGCGTTTCACATCACACTGCCGATCAAACAAACCATGTGA
- a CDS encoding methylated-DNA--[protein]-cysteine S-methyltransferase yields the protein MHSYTAVHTPIGKVIISADDHFITRLFLSEEQFEDYVQNHPIRKADDDHLLLKDAIKQLTEYFEGKRTSFQLPFKQTGTAFQEHVWSALEEIPYGESRTYLDIAVRIGKPKAVRAVGQANKKNSLPIFIPCHRVIGAKGMLTGYAGTQTDLKAVLLDLEKISYQA from the coding sequence ATGCACTCATATACAGCAGTTCACACACCTATTGGCAAGGTGATCATTTCTGCAGATGATCACTTCATTACAAGGCTGTTTCTCTCAGAGGAACAATTCGAAGATTATGTGCAGAATCACCCGATACGGAAAGCAGATGATGATCATCTTTTATTAAAGGATGCAATAAAACAATTAACCGAATATTTCGAAGGCAAAAGAACTTCTTTTCAGCTGCCATTCAAGCAGACAGGAACAGCTTTTCAAGAACATGTTTGGTCTGCACTTGAAGAGATTCCATATGGAGAGTCCCGTACGTACCTCGATATTGCCGTCAGAATCGGCAAACCAAAAGCAGTCCGTGCAGTCGGACAGGCAAACAAGAAAAATTCGCTGCCAATTTTCATCCCATGTCACCGGGTGATTGGCGCTAAAGGAATGCTGACAGGCTATGCAGGCACACAAACAGATCTAAAGGCAGTCCTTCTTGATCTTGAAAAAATTTCTTACCAAGCGTAA
- the kynA gene encoding tryptophan 2,3-dioxygenase codes for MKDPKDEKGIHTDFINRMTYGEYLHLDPLLSSQNRLSGHHDEMLFIIIHQVSELWMKLILHELNASIEAIEKGELSMAFKMLARVSKIQSQIIEAWDVLSTLTPSEYVQFRDKLGQASGFQSYQYRMIEFALGYKTTHVLEIYKKDPDLHRKLTEALHKPSIYDVSIKALSAAGLPIPNETLNRDVTVTYKGDAAVETAWLEVYRSPEAYWDLYELAEKLIDIEDWLQQWRFRHMKTVERIIGFKKGTGGSSGVTYLKKVLDHRFFPELWDIRTKL; via the coding sequence ATGAAAGATCCAAAAGACGAAAAGGGGATTCACACCGATTTTATCAATCGGATGACATACGGGGAGTATCTTCATTTAGATCCGCTGCTCAGCAGCCAGAACCGGTTATCCGGCCATCATGATGAAATGCTGTTCATTATCATCCATCAAGTAAGCGAGCTGTGGATGAAGCTGATCCTTCATGAATTGAACGCTAGCATTGAAGCCATTGAAAAAGGGGAATTGTCTATGGCTTTTAAAATGCTTGCACGCGTATCAAAAATTCAATCCCAAATTATTGAAGCCTGGGATGTTCTTTCTACCTTAACACCATCAGAATACGTCCAGTTCCGCGACAAGCTTGGACAGGCATCAGGCTTCCAGTCTTATCAATACCGGATGATTGAATTTGCATTGGGGTACAAAACCACACATGTCCTGGAAATTTATAAAAAAGATCCAGACCTGCACCGCAAGCTGACGGAAGCTCTCCATAAACCAAGCATCTATGACGTTTCCATTAAAGCACTGTCAGCAGCAGGCCTGCCCATTCCAAATGAAACACTGAACAGGGATGTAACCGTAACTTACAAAGGTGATGCTGCGGTTGAGACTGCCTGGCTTGAGGTGTACCGGAGCCCAGAGGCATACTGGGACCTATACGAACTTGCAGAAAAACTGATTGATATCGAAGACTGGCTGCAGCAATGGCGCTTCAGGCATATGAAAACAGTAGAACGCATTATTGGCTTCAAAAAAGGAACAGGCGGATCATCCGGAGTCACCTATTTAAAGAAAGTGCTCGATCACCGATTCTTTCCGGAACTTTGGGATATACGGACGAAGCTGTAA
- a CDS encoding metalloregulator ArsR/SmtB family transcription factor → MQLNKLVTFHKVMGDATRIRILALLSKGPKNGQALAGILGLTPPTITHHLTKLREISLISEKRVKNTIYFQVNEKLLQQLSLGMMEIVTGKGELEMNQEKTGEHTKILGNYLTKDGKLKTIPPQRKRRLIVLYHLAKGFEAGKKYPEKEINEYIKRFHEDFATLRREFIINHIMYREDGIYELNPKELWAKIE, encoded by the coding sequence ATGCAGCTGAACAAACTTGTCACTTTTCACAAAGTCATGGGAGATGCGACCAGAATCCGAATTCTTGCCCTTTTATCCAAGGGTCCTAAAAATGGTCAGGCACTTGCGGGTATTCTTGGGCTGACACCGCCGACCATTACACATCATTTGACAAAGCTAAGAGAAATAAGCCTGATATCTGAAAAAAGGGTCAAGAATACCATATATTTTCAAGTGAATGAAAAACTGCTGCAGCAGCTGTCACTCGGCATGATGGAAATCGTAACAGGCAAAGGGGAGCTTGAAATGAATCAAGAAAAAACAGGGGAGCATACAAAGATACTCGGGAATTATTTAACAAAGGATGGCAAGCTGAAAACCATTCCGCCTCAGCGGAAAAGAAGGCTTATTGTTCTTTATCATTTAGCAAAAGGTTTTGAAGCTGGCAAAAAATATCCTGAAAAAGAGATCAATGAATACATCAAAAGATTTCATGAGGATTTTGCAACACTTCGAAGGGAATTTATCATCAATCACATCATGTACCGGGAAGATGGAATTTATGAACTTAATCCTAAAGAATTATGGGCGAAAATTGAATAG
- a CDS encoding GNAT family N-acetyltransferase gives MIKLEPRGKEHLQYELEIMNSNPDFNIISSGKPDVTEEDLEKEREEGKAVNAKRFMIKHDQQTIGLIEYCPLNPNDGKPWIGLFIIHGDFQGKGLAKLAYEAAEEVLAEEGFSEIRLGVLTNNERGNSFWKRMGFTAFKEGLHENRPIYHYKKKIK, from the coding sequence ATGATCAAACTGGAGCCAAGAGGCAAAGAACATCTTCAATATGAACTTGAAATCATGAATTCCAATCCGGATTTTAATATTATTTCAAGCGGAAAACCGGATGTAACGGAAGAAGACTTGGAGAAAGAACGTGAAGAAGGAAAAGCAGTAAACGCAAAGCGATTTATGATAAAACATGATCAGCAAACCATCGGCCTTATTGAATATTGTCCGCTGAATCCGAATGACGGCAAACCATGGATTGGTTTGTTTATCATTCATGGTGATTTTCAGGGCAAGGGACTTGCGAAGCTTGCATATGAAGCGGCAGAAGAAGTTCTTGCTGAGGAGGGTTTCAGTGAAATCAGACTCGGGGTGCTCACAAATAATGAACGAGGGAATTCATTCTGGAAGAGGATGGGTTTTACAGCTTTTAAAGAAGGATTGCATGAGAATAGGCCGATCTATCATTATAAGAAAAAAATAAAGTAG
- a CDS encoding ABC transporter permease, whose translation MMEEAVVIKTKKQRSILPFLYKHGTMLVILAVTIYFSIAVDEFLTYSNFSDILRSISIVTFVAIGITFSLIVDGFDLSVGSTVSLATIGSAAALVLFRQELLVALIIPIVIGIAVGLINSFLVVKVKLPDLLATLAVMYIVNGIHLTYTKGYSIYNSMPLEGGGTATGKFIPSFLFIGQGSLFSIPFSALLMIITVILVHLFLQYTKPGRLFYMTGGNREAARLSGIPVNRYRTYAYVLSGVFAAIAGIILASRIGTGQVSAGAPLLMDGVAAAFIGISVFGAGKPNVIGTFFGAILIGILLNGLTMLNVPYYAQDIIKGAILVGALALSHLQKK comes from the coding sequence ATGATGGAGGAAGCCGTCGTCATCAAGACAAAAAAACAAAGGAGCATTCTGCCCTTTTTGTATAAACACGGCACGATGCTCGTCATTTTAGCAGTTACCATCTACTTCAGCATCGCGGTGGACGAATTTTTAACCTATTCGAATTTCAGTGACATCCTGCGGTCCATTTCAATCGTAACGTTTGTTGCAATCGGCATTACCTTTTCTCTGATTGTTGATGGTTTTGATTTATCTGTGGGCTCCACTGTCAGTCTTGCCACAATTGGAAGTGCGGCTGCTCTCGTATTATTCAGACAGGAATTGCTGGTTGCGCTGATTATCCCAATCGTGATCGGTATCGCAGTTGGATTAATCAATTCTTTTTTAGTCGTAAAAGTAAAGCTTCCGGATCTGCTTGCAACACTTGCAGTCATGTATATAGTAAACGGTATTCACTTGACGTACACAAAGGGGTATTCCATTTATAACAGCATGCCTCTTGAAGGCGGCGGTACTGCAACTGGGAAATTTATTCCGTCCTTTCTGTTCATCGGACAAGGCAGTTTATTTTCCATCCCATTTTCAGCTCTGCTGATGATCATAACTGTCATTCTTGTTCACCTGTTTTTGCAGTATACGAAGCCCGGCCGGCTATTTTATATGACAGGCGGAAACCGGGAAGCTGCAAGACTGTCAGGTATACCTGTTAACCGATATCGTACATATGCCTATGTGCTGAGCGGCGTTTTTGCAGCGATTGCAGGAATTATCCTTGCATCACGTATTGGGACCGGACAGGTTTCTGCCGGTGCCCCGCTTTTAATGGACGGAGTAGCTGCGGCGTTCATCGGCATTTCCGTCTTCGGAGCAGGCAAACCAAATGTCATTGGCACGTTCTTTGGTGCCATCCTAATCGGCATATTGCTGAACGGGTTAACCATGCTGAACGTTCCCTATTATGCTCAGGACATCATTAAAGGAGCAATTTTAGTCGGTGCGCTGGCATTGTCACATTTACAAAAAAAGTAG
- a CDS encoding sugar ABC transporter ATP-binding protein: protein MSSLIMDDIYKSFGEATVLKGVSFTAKKGEVHALLGMNGAGKSTLMKILSGDCKPDHGTILIDGKASVFHHPSDAKKAGIGFVVQEVDTALFPTLTVYENVANIPDQKSAAISYRKLKADAENLLQRVGLSINVSKLVQECTLQEKQLILLAKTLSASAAYIILDEPTAPLSDTETKILFKIIRQLRAEGAAIIYISHKLSEVKEICDRVTILRDGSVVHSGDTADIEIVELVKHMIGTAFQIEKKKTRKTFDKPLFHAENIVVEKFGSKLSFNVHEGEIVGVAGLAGAGKTELAEALYGLSSTKALIELSGKRVKITSPAAAIKSGICLIPEERRKQGLFVHEPVSVNLSIQSLRSIASSLWISKQKEHALANRLISRLNISAASPSISTSLLSGGNQQKVVIGKWLNTDSSLFLFDEPTKGIDVGAKKEVFQLIHKLAAEGKGIVYFSGEWEELLEVADRIIILNKGKVAKVLTHEEATIEKLIYYASGGEDDGGSRRHQDKKTKEHSALFV from the coding sequence ATGAGCTCCCTCATCATGGATGACATATACAAATCTTTTGGCGAAGCAACTGTCTTAAAAGGCGTTTCCTTTACTGCCAAAAAAGGCGAGGTTCATGCGCTTCTCGGAATGAATGGCGCAGGCAAAAGCACGCTGATGAAAATCCTGTCCGGTGACTGCAAGCCCGATCATGGAACCATTCTCATAGACGGCAAAGCTTCTGTCTTTCATCATCCTTCTGATGCTAAAAAAGCTGGAATTGGGTTTGTTGTTCAGGAAGTGGACACTGCCCTCTTCCCAACTCTCACAGTCTATGAAAACGTGGCAAACATCCCTGATCAGAAGTCAGCTGCCATTTCTTACAGAAAGCTTAAAGCTGACGCAGAAAACCTGCTGCAGAGGGTTGGCCTCAGCATTAATGTCAGCAAGCTCGTTCAGGAGTGCACTCTGCAGGAAAAGCAGCTGATCTTACTTGCAAAAACCCTTTCTGCATCTGCTGCTTACATCATTTTAGATGAGCCGACAGCTCCTCTCAGCGATACCGAAACCAAGATTCTCTTTAAAATCATCAGGCAGCTGCGCGCAGAAGGTGCAGCGATTATCTATATCTCTCATAAGCTCTCAGAAGTAAAAGAGATCTGCGACAGAGTGACAATTTTACGGGATGGCAGCGTTGTACACAGCGGTGATACCGCTGATATCGAAATTGTAGAGCTCGTAAAGCATATGATTGGCACCGCTTTTCAAATTGAGAAGAAAAAAACTAGAAAAACATTCGATAAACCTTTATTCCATGCAGAAAATATAGTGGTTGAAAAGTTCGGCAGCAAACTAAGCTTCAATGTTCATGAAGGAGAAATTGTAGGAGTAGCAGGTCTTGCAGGAGCTGGAAAAACAGAGCTTGCTGAGGCTTTATATGGCCTAAGCTCCACTAAAGCTTTGATTGAGCTCAGCGGAAAACGGGTTAAAATCACCTCCCCTGCAGCCGCCATTAAATCAGGCATTTGCCTGATTCCTGAAGAGAGAAGAAAACAGGGATTGTTTGTTCATGAACCTGTATCGGTGAATTTGTCGATCCAGTCGCTTCGCTCCATCGCAAGCAGCCTGTGGATTTCAAAGCAAAAGGAACATGCCTTAGCCAACCGGCTGATCAGCAGGTTAAACATTTCTGCAGCATCCCCTTCTATTTCCACAAGTCTGCTGAGCGGAGGAAACCAGCAGAAGGTAGTAATTGGAAAATGGCTTAACACTGATTCTTCTCTCTTTCTTTTCGATGAACCGACAAAAGGGATTGATGTAGGTGCAAAAAAAGAAGTATTTCAGCTGATTCACAAGCTTGCGGCTGAAGGAAAAGGAATTGTCTATTTTTCCGGTGAGTGGGAGGAACTGCTGGAGGTTGCCGACCGCATCATTATTTTAAATAAAGGAAAAGTGGCCAAAGTCCTCACACACGAGGAAGCAACGATTGAAAAGCTCATTTATTATGCATCAGGAGGTGAAGATGATGGAGGAAGCCGTCGTCATCAAGACAAAAAAACAAAGGAGCATTCTGCCCTTTTTGTATAA
- a CDS encoding sugar ABC transporter substrate-binding protein gives MKGFKQAFILLTLFVFLLTGCTSEQDAASDTEPKAAEEKKEETAAASGSTEVPEAVQKPLKIAAIMQMSIGTFSSQYISGVQEQVKKFGGSVQIYNADNDLSKMATYVETAITQNVDAILIDHGRADALQGPVEKAAAKGIPVVAFDSDIDVDGVTVIDQDDYSLAWKSLKTLAEDLNGEGEIVTVWVAGFTPMERRHTIYEAFKQRYPNIKEVAKFGTASANTALDTQTQMEAILKKHPNKGDIDAVFAAWDEFAKGATRAIKQAGRDEIKVYGIDLSDEDLELMQQENSPWAATAATDPAEVGRVQVRFAYQKIAGEETPNIYSLEPHLVEGSALPDQSIKMDSLSEYVPGWGTSAVATSPWMKTLETKGE, from the coding sequence GTGAAAGGGTTTAAGCAGGCATTTATTTTACTTACATTGTTTGTCTTTCTTTTAACCGGGTGCACAAGTGAACAGGATGCTGCATCCGATACAGAACCAAAAGCTGCAGAAGAGAAAAAAGAAGAAACGGCTGCGGCTTCCGGCAGCACCGAAGTACCTGAAGCCGTGCAAAAACCGCTGAAAATTGCAGCGATCATGCAGATGTCAATTGGAACATTTTCTTCTCAATACATCTCCGGTGTTCAGGAGCAGGTCAAAAAGTTCGGCGGATCTGTCCAAATTTACAACGCCGATAACGACTTATCAAAAATGGCTACATATGTAGAAACAGCCATCACGCAAAACGTTGATGCTATTTTAATTGACCACGGCCGTGCAGATGCCCTCCAAGGCCCTGTAGAAAAAGCTGCAGCCAAAGGAATCCCTGTAGTAGCCTTTGACAGTGACATCGATGTAGACGGCGTAACTGTCATTGACCAGGACGATTACAGCCTTGCCTGGAAATCACTTAAAACATTAGCTGAAGACTTAAACGGCGAAGGTGAAATCGTTACGGTCTGGGTCGCCGGCTTTACGCCAATGGAAAGACGCCACACCATCTATGAAGCGTTCAAACAGCGTTATCCAAACATTAAAGAAGTGGCTAAATTTGGTACTGCAAGCGCCAATACCGCTTTAGATACTCAAACACAGATGGAAGCCATTTTGAAAAAACATCCTAATAAAGGCGATATTGATGCCGTCTTTGCAGCATGGGATGAATTTGCAAAAGGAGCAACGCGGGCGATCAAGCAAGCCGGCCGTGATGAAATTAAAGTATACGGAATTGACTTAAGTGATGAAGACCTAGAGCTGATGCAGCAGGAAAACAGCCCATGGGCAGCGACTGCTGCCACGGATCCTGCCGAAGTCGGCCGCGTACAGGTTCGCTTTGCTTATCAAAAGATCGCCGGTGAAGAAACACCTAACATTTATTCCTTGGAACCGCATCTTGTTGAAGGATCAGCTCTTCCGGATCAATCTATTAAAATGGACTCTCTCTCAGAATATGTTCCAGGCTGGGGCACTTCAGCGGTAGCCACTTCACCATGGATGAAAACACTTGAAACGAAGGGGGAATAA
- the mtnA gene encoding S-methyl-5-thioribose-1-phosphate isomerase encodes MSFTNTIIPRSVEWKETYIRLLDQQKLPAVTEYIKLQTISDVWEAIKALKVRGAPAIGITAAFGLALAAKQYETENLEEFHLLLDRDHDYLASSRPTAVNLFWALGRLVKSVQGAVSVNEAKTDLLHEAIQIQVEDEATCRRIGEHALPLFKNGDSVMTICNAGSIATARYGTALAPFYLAKEKNISLSVYACETRPVLQGARLTTWELLQADVDVTLITDNMAAHTIFSKGISAIIVGADRIAANGDTANKIGTYNLALLAGAFQIPFYVAAPLSTFDTETKSGAEIPIEERDPKEITHFGGQQIAPDHVKVFNPAFDVTPHHLITGIITEKGVLSGDYSSEIQKVFKGEF; translated from the coding sequence ATGTCATTTACAAATACAATTATTCCCCGTTCTGTCGAATGGAAAGAAACGTATATCCGCCTGCTTGATCAGCAAAAACTGCCTGCTGTGACAGAGTATATCAAACTTCAGACGATTTCAGACGTTTGGGAAGCGATTAAGGCATTAAAAGTGCGCGGTGCTCCTGCAATCGGAATAACCGCAGCTTTTGGGCTTGCGCTCGCTGCTAAACAGTATGAAACCGAGAATTTAGAGGAATTTCACCTGCTGCTTGACCGCGATCATGATTATCTTGCAAGCTCAAGACCTACTGCTGTTAATTTATTCTGGGCCCTTGGCAGGCTTGTAAAAAGCGTGCAGGGTGCCGTTTCCGTTAACGAAGCGAAAACCGACCTGCTTCATGAGGCCATTCAAATCCAAGTAGAAGACGAAGCAACGTGCCGCAGAATTGGTGAGCATGCCCTCCCGCTTTTTAAAAACGGCGATTCCGTCATGACGATCTGCAATGCTGGATCAATTGCTACTGCACGTTACGGCACGGCTCTCGCTCCCTTCTATCTTGCTAAAGAAAAAAACATCAGTCTATCCGTTTATGCATGTGAAACCCGCCCTGTTTTGCAAGGGGCGCGTCTGACCACATGGGAGCTCCTGCAGGCAGATGTCGATGTGACGCTGATTACGGACAATATGGCTGCACACACGATTTTTTCAAAAGGCATTTCCGCCATCATTGTAGGGGCAGACCGCATTGCGGCAAATGGGGATACTGCCAATAAAATCGGGACGTATAACCTGGCTCTTTTAGCTGGCGCCTTTCAAATCCCGTTTTACGTAGCCGCACCTCTTTCTACTTTTGATACTGAAACGAAAAGCGGTGCAGAAATTCCAATTGAGGAACGGGATCCCAAGGAAATTACGCATTTTGGCGGGCAGCAGATTGCCCCGGATCACGTTAAAGTGTTCAACCCTGCTTTTGACGTAACTCCCCATCATTTGATCACGGGAATCATTACAGAAAAAGGCGTTTTATCCGGTGATTACAGCTCAGAAATTCAGAAAGTATTTAAGGGGGAATTCTAA
- the mtnK gene encoding S-methyl-5-thioribose kinase, producing MSNYRSSAYEPLTESAAVALVTRLGLFEEKSVLSCREIGDGNLNLVFHIVNQNQNGIIIKQALPYAKVIGESWPLTLDRARIESSALLKQAEVASAYVPKIYYTDETLAITAMEDLSHLQIARAGLIEGREFPLLGRHIGEFLGKTLFYNSDFALNPQAKKQLVKQFSNPELCKITEDFVFTDPFFDSDSNSFEEELRQDAENIWNDSHLKLEVAKLKHKFLTEAETLVHGDLHTGSIFASETETKVIDPEFAYYGPIGFDLGHFFANLLMNAISRDEANQQVLLDHIETAWAVFEEEFSKAWKNDSLEAFAKVDGYLSFILEKAFEDAIGFAGIEIIRRTIGLAHVADLDSIEPYERKIEAKQRALDLGSKLVKNRQSIKTTADLAESFKQVPVR from the coding sequence ATGTCAAACTATCGATCATCTGCTTATGAACCGTTAACTGAAAGCGCCGCTGTAGCTCTTGTCACCAGACTGGGGTTGTTTGAAGAAAAAAGTGTCCTGTCATGCAGGGAAATTGGCGACGGCAACTTGAACCTTGTTTTTCACATTGTAAATCAGAATCAAAATGGAATCATCATCAAACAAGCCCTTCCGTATGCAAAAGTAATCGGCGAGAGCTGGCCGCTTACTCTTGACCGCGCCAGAATCGAAAGCAGCGCCCTGCTGAAGCAGGCTGAAGTGGCAAGTGCATATGTGCCAAAGATTTACTACACGGATGAAACTTTAGCGATCACAGCAATGGAGGATCTCTCACATTTGCAGATTGCTAGAGCCGGATTGATAGAAGGCAGAGAATTCCCGCTATTAGGAAGACATATCGGCGAATTTTTAGGAAAGACATTATTCTATAATTCTGATTTTGCACTGAATCCGCAGGCAAAAAAGCAGCTGGTCAAACAATTTTCGAATCCCGAGCTTTGCAAAATAACTGAAGATTTCGTCTTTACCGACCCGTTTTTCGACTCTGATTCAAACAGCTTTGAAGAAGAGCTGAGGCAGGATGCTGAAAACATTTGGAATGATAGTCATTTAAAGCTTGAAGTGGCTAAATTAAAGCATAAATTTCTCACAGAAGCTGAAACGCTTGTTCACGGAGATCTTCATACAGGAAGTATTTTTGCAAGTGAAACGGAAACGAAGGTAATTGACCCTGAATTTGCCTACTATGGTCCGATTGGATTTGATCTTGGACATTTTTTCGCCAATCTTTTAATGAACGCCATTTCCAGAGATGAAGCAAATCAGCAGGTTCTTTTAGATCATATCGAGACCGCATGGGCCGTTTTTGAAGAAGAATTTTCAAAAGCATGGAAGAATGACAGTCTGGAAGCTTTCGCAAAAGTTGACGGCTATCTTTCTTTTATCCTGGAGAAAGCATTTGAAGATGCAATTGGTTTTGCCGGCATTGAAATCATCAGACGCACGATCGGTCTCGCTCATGTAGCGGATCTTGATTCCATCGAGCCTTATGAGCGCAAAATTGAAGCAAAACAGCGTGCGCTTGATTTAGGAAGCAAGCTTGTGAAAAATCGTCAATCGATTAAAACGACTGCCGACCTTGCAGAATCTTTTAAACAAGTACCTGTCAGATAA